A window of Trachemys scripta elegans isolate TJP31775 chromosome 9, CAS_Tse_1.0, whole genome shotgun sequence genomic DNA:
ATAAATCCATACCAAGCAGTGGCTTCCAGTCAAGACTCTAGGAGAGGAGGAATTGAAAGTTCAATAGTCTTTCTGTGctaggtaatattttttttagagCTACCCCTAAAGAGATATAAGAGCAGCTTGCATGCTCCCACTGCCATCTTGGATTTAAAATTGCctgttctccatttgtaaaagaaaatagtctttttaaagtgattttcatCATGTCAATCTCCATAGCAAAGAAACAAAGCAGATCCTGAGAACAGAGCAGTCTAGAATTTTTGGGAAAGGGATTATATATTCATTGAAAACAGTGGAAAAGCCCCGTGTCTTGTTTGTTTGCAGGCATTATCAGTCCAAGAAGCGTACAACCTAAGGCAGCACACTAGTCACTGCTTAGGGCTCGTTATATCTAAACCACTGCAGCTCACCCACTAATGTAGGTACTCCATCTCCTAGAGAGGCAATAGGTAGGTTGACATGAGAATTCTCCCATCCACCTACTACTGTCTACACTAAGCGTTGGGTCAGTTTAAATGCAtaggtcaggggtgtggatttttcacacccctcagcaacatagttatactgccCTAATTTCTTagcatagacctggcctgagaGAAACGCAGGAAATGAatgatgaagtcagtgggagtggcTGTGTGCTCAGTACTTCAGAAAGTCAGATCACTTATTTAGGTATACAACCGGGGCCTTAGAAGCCTTTAAGCACCTATTATTTTTAACACTGATACAGTCTATTTCATGTCATTCTTAATGCCTTCATTGGAGTATCTCACCTGTTAAATTACTAGCTTCAAAATAAGGAAGTCAAAAAAGGGAAATGTTACTCTACCTACAGCTACTATCAACATGCATCTGACACTTGTTTGCATGCACCTCTTTGCCCCCACACACTGCAGGAGCAGGCACTTGCACTGGCTAAAAGCCATATGAGAAAACAGCTTGTAAACAAGTTGACCACCCCGCACATATCTCCTCATGGCCAAGGTGCTTCTGCACTGCCCTGTTCTTTATTCTCCCTTTTATAGGCCCTTTACACAGACTCCACATACTTACTCATTCAATCACCATCCTTATTGGAGTCTGAGTTTATTCAGATAAAATAAACTCAAAGTCCCAAAAGGTCACcgctcttacctcagagcctgcGGCGAGCAAAAGGAGTCTAGCACAGAGCATCAGTTCTTTGGTGGTGACCTGCTGGGGTTCTACTTTCTGCTGCCTTTTCAGAGCAGGCGTCTCACAGACAGCTGCTTGAGGTTCTCTCCCATGCAGGTGTTTCTTATTGATTCATCACTGGTCTTTGGAGGCGGAGTGGGACGGATGTGGTAGTCCATTGCAAATTAGTAGATGCGTCTTTATACGGCGTCTACAAAATATCTAGTCTATAGATTTACTTTGTCTGAACCAGCCCCTTCAAATCTCTCTGCTGAAAATTAAGGTAAAGTACCTCATCTTTTAATTTCCAATAAAATTTTAAAGCCTTTCACAGGAACACTGACTGCAGAGCCTAGTTTTAAGCCTGACAATTATTTTGGATAGCGATCAAAAGGTAatataaatatcaaaatattttacactttAGTCTAAAAGGACAAAATTATGTAACTACTGTATCGTTTAAGTGGCCAAGCATATGAGGACTTACAATCAactcaattatcagaggggtagccgtgttagtctgaatctgtaaaaagcaacagagggtcctgtggcacctttgagactaacagaagtattgggagcataagctttttgggtaagaacctcacttcttcagatgcaagacttgtatcccaatacttctgttagtctcaaaggtgccacaggaccctctgttgcaatcaactcaatggcatttctcgctctcttgctctctctctctgtaatgcAATAGATTTTGAACACTGCACCTGGTCAATTCCAAAATTGTATTGAATGTTCTAGGCACCAATAGCCAGAACTCTATAGTTTTTAGGGACAATGGGAACATTGAGTGGGAAAATGGGGGGAAAGCAAGGCAACGACTCACtggtgtggcacctcctgctggttgtcctgggaattagctttccagcctccagagcgccttctgcaggccggtgtctcacctgccactggcccccatgtcccttccagaccccggtgccctttatcttggggtgctgccccagcagtactccaccatgctctgggtctcccctctcagGGTAACCCCCaaacccctatccccaccttgcctcagtggctactgccagtcatcatctagcccccactccctggggcagactgcagtctataaaccactcatcatgaGCAAGGGGGATTTGGGCCTGCTGCCGCTGCCTTTGCctgccctgggctgcacctctgcaaccccagttcccttcctggcctttagcaaggcctgcagcctgagggttttccatgctggagctcctctggccttccctcAGCCCTGCTCTACTCTAGGTGCCCTGCTCAGTTCtcaagcagccaggcccatctctctccacGGCtgcctcacagcccttttatagggccaggtgtggcctgattggggcatggccccagctgtggctgcttctccaatcagcctagcctttttcAGGAGTGGGGCAATTGCCCCACTACAGGGGGTACACAGAGCTGCTGTCATAGAACTTTCTCCCACACCGGTTCCACCTTACCCCAGCTCCAGGAGCCAGAGCGGCAGAGAGCTCCTGCACTTTAACTCCCCACCACCTCCAGGATCTGGAGAGGCAAAGAGAGCCCAGCTAGCCTGGAAGCCTGAAAGCCCTGGTGTCCTCACCCTGTGGCTGCCCCAGAGCCATAGACCTGGGAGCCCTAGCAGCTGCAAAGTGAAAGCTGTAAAGTGAAATTGACATGTCACTCAGCCATTGTTGGGGTCAAGGGAGCAGACTTCATTGAGGAAATATCATGTGCCTGTGCGCAATTAACTGTGTGTAACTCCCTCAGATGAGACATTCAACATCAATTCTAATTGTTCCACTTGATCATTAAGGATCCCAaggatttttttccataaaaaaatacTTGCTTACTCTTCCATCACTGTTGTGCAAAGCATTATCTACAGCACCTCAGAAGCTTCAAAAAAATGCATATTGAGTAAGATTTTCATAAGCTCCCAAGTGATTTAGGGGCTTATGTCCCACTGATCTTGAATGAgacttggccaagattttcaagagcaaCTAGGGATTTTGTGTTTTGATGCCCAAGTTAAGACACTTTAAAAGGgcataattttcagaaagtgctcagTACTCacgttctgaaaaatcaggcccctttatggTATCTCATGTGGCCACTCAAAATTAAAACAGAATGAAGTTAAAATTaatagtgacttttgaaaatcatggtcAAGTCtcattcaaagtcaatgggatttaggggcctaagttacttaggcacttttgaaaatgggacttagatgctttagaaaatttaattcaatattttatattatttatttggaaTCTGAGAATCTAGTGGTTTTAATctgctgtgtgtgtattttagaGGACAAATGGATGATGACAGCTTCAGCAAGGAGTGCTCCTTTGACCATATTGATACTATAATGAAGTCTCTCCAGCTCGTGATCTCCATACCTACCTTCATTGTTGGTTTGATTCTGAATTTGATAGCCCTCTGGGTGTTCTACTCTTGGAAGAAACAGACAGAATCATCAATCTACATGATAAACCTTGCTCTTGCGGATCTGCTTCTTCTTTTCTCACTTCCTTTCAGGATGTACTATTCCAGAAAAGAGCAGCAGAGACTCTTATGCAAATTTATAGAGGCTCTCTACTTCGTCAATATGTATGGGAGTATTTTCATCATTGTCTGTATTAGCTTGGACAGATATATTGCTATAAGGCACCCACTCAAAGCCAGAGCTTTCCGATCCCGCAAACAGGCAATAATGGTATGCTGTTGCATTTGGGTTATAGTTTGGCTTAGCAGCATCCCCATCTATGACTTCCACAACAATGACAAAGTCAAGTGCTTCCACAATATGTCAGAACAGGCGTGGAGCATTCCCATCATCCTTTCTGTTGAAGTCTTTGGATTTCTCATCCCTTTGACTCTGATGGTTTATTGCTCTGTTCAGATCATCCAGACTCTTTGGAGGCGTAAAAACCAGGAGCAGAAGTGGGTTGAGCAAGCTGCCTCTATATGGATCATTTTAGCCAACCTCATGGTGTTTGTTGTCTCCTTTACACCATTCCATCTTGGGATCTTTCTGCAGTTCCTGGTAAGACAGGGCATCATTGTGGACTGCACTGTGAAACAAAGCATTAGTCTCTTCCTACAGGTGGCAATGTGTTTAGCTAATGTCAACTGCTGCCTGGATGCCATCTGTTACTACTTTGCCGCAGAAGAATTTCGCAAGAAATTTATTTCTGCCATTCCAGCTAGTGTTTTGAACTGAGTAAACTATAGCAGAAATATCTTGCCCAAGTGAAAGAATCTATGTTGTCTAATGCTAATTTAAAACATTCATTCATTCCAAATCCACCCTCACTGACAAACAGAAACTGTTTGTTAGGGATAGGCCAAAAGTAGAAAGAGTTATTCAAAAATCTTCTCCAACTTTGAAGGTTACTGTGAACACAAATTAGATATCCCGTTTGAGTGTGCAATTGTatacttggcttttttttttaaccttaaaacCCGATCAGAGTTTGGTTTGGGTCTCTCCTCACTACTTCAGACAGTTTTCAGAACATGCACCCAGACGTACTGTGGTTTGGGGTTTGTGAATTTCTCAATATCGCAATTTTGAAACCAGCATGAGCTATTTCTGCAATTTTGACATCCATGTGAAAAAAACAGAATAGTGCACTCAGTGAAACATCATATAAAAGGAATTGTGAGTAATCTAAATGTATTTATATGTAAGACAAAGATATACAGTACAACAATACAAACATGACATTTGCTGCCTGCCTTTGCATTGCTTAACTTTGATAAGGGTATCATAGTGACATGATTCATGCTGCTATAGTAAAAGTACTTTCAGTTATGAAATCTGTTTTTCATGTTCATCATAACACTTTGCTCTGCTTGAGTCTTCAAATAACAAAGTCCTGGAGTAATTCTATTTTTACaaattttgtggggaaaaattaTTTCTCTATAGAGGACACCAACGTCCTGCTCTGGAAAAATAATAGTTTATAGGCAGTTTATTCATGCTAATGTCTGTATGTATGTACCTGCATATATTTACAACTGTACCAGATACATATATGTTTGATTTATAACTTGTGAGACACAATTAGGGGGATGACCAAAATAAGGTCAATAAAAAAGAACTATATTGTCATAGTTAATGTTAGGACAAGCAGATGGGTTCCTCCAAAATGGCAGATCCCTGAAACATCCTAGCTGCCTCAGTGCTGCTGGCTACAGCTTGCAGAAACTATACTCAGTGAGGCACAatttctttctgtctctttcaTGTTACTTAAGAAATTGTCAGTTAATGTTGGGAATGGGgtgctatatttttttaaagacatgtcTTTCTTTTAACTATAGCATTTGAAAACCATATCCTCTTTGAATTTCTTGGGCTGACTGCTGTGCAGTGACACTAGGAAGCCCATTTGCATCCATCACACTGAACTGCTACTATAGATTACCACACGGGACATTCTGAAAACAGTTACAAACAATCAGTCAGAGATTGAGCACTCTCCAGGAAGAAGTGTGTCAGAGTCACAACTATAGCAATACAGCACAATTGAATCACTAGAAACAAACACCCAAGGAGTCAAGGAAAGACCACCAACCCCCTCAAATCTCAgacaattagaaaaaaatactaACCATAATGTATATTTCATCATAATCTTCTTCACCTTACTCACTTATTTCCTCAGAATTTCCATGATTTCCATCTTTCCTCTCTTCTGCTAGACAGCCAGTGAGCTGACACTTTATATTGCAGTTCATATGATTTATGACTCTTTATAAAAAATTGCCCTAAAAGCTACAAAGGACTatatttgatctttttttttttttttttttaaaagggggggggtcttgcattttgaaaattatattgAGAATCAAATACATGaaagttcatttatttttctgctttaaGAAGATCCTTCCCTTGCTGCTGTTAATGTATGTAGCAGAAATACTGGATGGTCTTTGTCAGTGGCTCTGTTGTAACTAGGAGCAGCAATGCTGAAGGAACCCAGTGTCTAAGCCTAAGAAATCCTCAGGCACACAGGCAGCACACACTGTgaccacccttccccccccccccccacttctccctcctccggCCACTGATCAGAGTCACTGTATCTGAAGTCAGGGCCATTGCAGAAAAGTCCTGGTCATTAGTTCATTTATCACTAATTATCTGTGGGGCAGTAGCTTTTAGGCTTAAAAAGGATAGGTGCATAGACCCAGTAGGCAAATATTTGGGACTCCTGCATACACAGAGAGGCTAACTGCCTGAGCCTACTAACAGCAGATAGCCTCACCAGTGGCCAGAGCCCAGGTTCCCTTCTGTTCCTCGGAAGCAGATGGAAGCATGCAGAATGCAGGAGTCCATAACCAGAGATGCAGATGGGCACTCCTTGATGTAGAGTTCTGTACTAGGGCTCCAGCTCCAATGAgaactaatttaatttttaaaatgaaggaaattGTGGTCTGCCTCTGATTAATCGTGTCAAAATGGCTTCATGGAGTTGCTTGTTTATTGTGCCTCATAGTTCTGAAAATCTAATTTGCCCAGGTtataagtaaaaatattttttttctaaagtgcCAGCTCAACAAACTTGGAGcaggatctgaaagtcaagctgggttatTCTTTCTCATTCATCATCATCAGTAATAATGATTTTGCTGGTTAATGATCATTTTGTTATCTTCAGATCAATTACATGTGCAAATGAAAGCAGAGGGTAGCCTGGACTTAATTAAAATTTCTAGTGATGATGCAGGAGGAAAAGAATCCTACTCATCTCTCTTagagctgtgttggctctgcagggctaacagaagttaaaaatggtcaaatattttGACTGTTAACGTAAGCAGCTCTATTCAGCAAGAAggtattgtttttatttcattgctTTTTTAGAGCTGAACTGTAcatcaaaagaaataaaactgagATCTGTCTTTGACTATAGCTAagcattccattttttaaaaaggtccaaTTTGCATCTAGCCTCCTTTACTGTAATTTGTTCTTAATTTTGGAAAGCATAATGTacaaccaaaaataaaatgaagacacTTCAACCCCTGCaatcaataaatattttaagaatgtaatttcaggaaaaaaaattataaactgcTTACCACTTTGCAAAGTCTGAGGGTTTTGTAGATTGgttcactttttttccctcttctgctTGAAGTCTAGACACACACTCTGTTGCCCATTTTTCAGAACTGGCTGCACAAAGTGCACTGAATAGACAAGTtcgtttactataggattggctaacagcattgtctttggtgtgaggtcTAAAGTACAAATTAAtatgggataagtgactggtctcttgagactgggagcaacctgagtattttgtgatttttggtgtaagtaacCATTTATCAcgaagtccagcttgcctggatggcaagatagactggaatgccatGGGGCACTGTCTATGGCTCCATGGTAATATTGTTACAGTGagcaggagttcacatttgttactgagttggtgacagctaattacagaacataccaccagtttggggtatctgccctgctttttgacagtcagccatgaggttggcactcatgatCGTGAATCATTTCAAACAGCATGGCAATTATTGCTCGACTCTCATGTGATAATGCTgatgaaaaacaattttattttc
This region includes:
- the LOC117882362 gene encoding G-protein coupled receptor 55-like, with the translated sequence MDYKVVVKTISLWLGSVLVDIVYPDQTYTVTGHTIFDNLYLVQDLLELGWQSPLQYARGWSWQKSPELENERGDWLDPLTLAQRVRLSRPRIPRHVLQEVRATLPPAAQAYLDWVLFEGKALLKAGHCPMEDVAPLRGQMDDDSFSKECSFDHIDTIMKSLQLVISIPTFIVGLILNLIALWVFYSWKKQTESSIYMINLALADLLLLFSLPFRMYYSRKEQQRLLCKFIEALYFVNMYGSIFIIVCISLDRYIAIRHPLKARAFRSRKQAIMVCCCIWVIVWLSSIPIYDFHNNDKVKCFHNMSEQAWSIPIILSVEVFGFLIPLTLMVYCSVQIIQTLWRRKNQEQKWVEQAASIWIILANLMVFVVSFTPFHLGIFLQFLVRQGIIVDCTVKQSISLFLQVAMCLANVNCCLDAICYYFAAEEFRKKFISAIPASVLN